Proteins from one Streptococcus mitis B6 genomic window:
- the accD gene encoding acetyl-CoA carboxylase, carboxyltransferase subunit beta encodes MALFSKKDKYIRINPNRSVREKPQAKPEVPDELFSQCPGCKHTIYQKDLGSERICPHCSYTFRISAQERLALTIDMGTFKELFTGIESKDPLHFPGYQKKLAAMREKTGLDEAVVTGTALIKGQTVALGIMDSNFIMASMGTVVGEKITRLFEYATVEQLPVVLFTASGGARMQEGIMSLMQMAKISAAVKRHSNAGLFYLTILTDPTTGGVTASFAMEGDIILAEPQSLVGFAGRRVIENTVRESLPEGFQKAEFLLEHGFVDAIVKRRDLPDTIASLVRLHGGSPR; translated from the coding sequence ATGGCTCTATTTAGTAAAAAAGATAAGTATATTCGAATCAATCCCAATCGTTCGGTTAGGGAAAAACCTCAAGCTAAGCCAGAGGTTCCAGATGAATTATTCTCCCAGTGTCCGGGTTGTAAGCATACCATCTATCAGAAGGATCTGGGAAGTGAGCGTATCTGCCCACACTGTAGCTATACCTTTCGTATTTCTGCCCAAGAACGCTTGGCTTTGACGATTGATATGGGAACCTTCAAGGAATTGTTTACAGGGATTGAAAGCAAGGATCCCTTGCATTTCCCTGGTTATCAAAAGAAACTAGCAGCTATGCGTGAAAAAACAGGTTTGGATGAAGCTGTTGTGACAGGAACTGCTCTTATTAAAGGTCAGACTGTGGCTCTTGGGATTATGGATTCCAACTTTATCATGGCTTCTATGGGTACAGTTGTAGGAGAAAAAATCACTCGCTTGTTTGAGTATGCGACTGTCGAACAATTGCCAGTTGTTCTCTTCACCGCCTCTGGTGGAGCCCGTATGCAGGAAGGAATCATGAGTCTCATGCAAATGGCTAAGATTTCTGCAGCGGTTAAACGCCATTCAAATGCAGGTCTCTTTTACCTGACCATTTTGACAGATCCAACGACAGGTGGTGTGACAGCTTCTTTCGCTATGGAAGGCGATATCATTCTGGCTGAACCACAAAGTTTGGTTGGTTTTGCTGGGCGTCGTGTCATTGAAAATACAGTTCGTGAAAGCTTGCCTGAGGGGTTCCAAAAGGCAGAATTCCTACTGGAACATGGCTTTGTGGATGCTATTGTTAAAAGAAGAGACTTGCCAGATACGATTGCTAGCCTAGTCAGATTGCACGGAGGGAGTCCTAGATGA
- the accC gene encoding acetyl-CoA carboxylase biotin carboxylase subunit translates to MFRKILIANRGEIAVRIIRAARELGIATVAVYSTADKEALHTLLADEAVCIGPGKATESYLNINAVLSAAVLTEAEAIHPGFGFLSENSKFATMCEEVGIKFIGPSGHVMDMMGDKINARAQMIKAGVPVIPGSDGEVHNSEEALIVAEKIGYPVMLKASAGGGGKGIRKVEKPEDLVSAFETASSEAKANYGNGAMYIERVIYPARHIEVQILGDEHGHVIHLGERDCSLQRNNQKVLEESPSIAIGKTLRHEIGAAAVRAAESVGYENAGTIEFLLDESSGKFYFMEMNTRVQVEHPVTEFVSGVDIVKEQIRIAAGQPLSVKQEDIVLRGHAIECRINAENPAFNFAPSPGKITNLYLPSGGVGLRVDSAVYPGYTIPPYYDSMIAKVIVHGENRFDALMKMQRALYELEIEGVQTNADFQLDLISDRNVIAGDYDTSFLMETFLPKYQEKE, encoded by the coding sequence CAGATGAAGCGGTTTGTATCGGCCCTGGCAAGGCAACAGAGTCTTATCTCAATATCAATGCGGTTCTATCAGCTGCAGTCTTGACTGAGGCTGAAGCCATTCACCCAGGTTTTGGATTTCTCAGTGAAAATTCCAAATTTGCAACCATGTGTGAAGAAGTTGGTATCAAGTTTATCGGTCCATCTGGTCATGTTATGGATATGATGGGGGATAAGATCAATGCGCGTGCTCAGATGATCAAAGCAGGCGTGCCTGTTATACCAGGTTCGGATGGAGAAGTGCATAACTCTGAGGAAGCTTTGATTGTTGCTGAAAAAATTGGCTATCCTGTTATGCTCAAGGCTTCAGCAGGTGGAGGTGGTAAAGGGATTCGTAAGGTTGAAAAACCAGAAGACCTCGTTTCCGCTTTTGAAACTGCCTCTAGTGAAGCCAAGGCCAATTATGGCAATGGTGCCATGTACATAGAACGGGTTATCTATCCAGCTCGCCATATTGAGGTTCAAATCCTAGGAGATGAGCATGGACATGTGATTCACTTGGGTGAACGAGATTGTTCTCTTCAACGGAATAATCAAAAGGTTTTGGAAGAAAGTCCTTCGATTGCAATCGGAAAAACGCTACGCCATGAAATTGGTGCTGCTGCTGTTCGAGCGGCAGAGTCTGTTGGCTATGAGAATGCAGGGACCATTGAGTTTCTGCTTGATGAATCCAGCGGTAAATTCTATTTTATGGAGATGAATACTCGTGTACAAGTAGAACATCCAGTAACAGAATTTGTTTCAGGTGTGGATATCGTTAAGGAACAAATTCGCATTGCGGCAGGTCAACCTCTGTCTGTTAAGCAAGAAGATATTGTTCTACGAGGTCATGCTATTGAATGTCGTATCAATGCAGAAAATCCAGCCTTCAACTTTGCTCCAAGCCCAGGCAAGATTACCAATCTCTATCTGCCAAGTGGTGGAGTTGGCTTGCGCGTGGATTCAGCAGTTTATCCAGGCTATACCATTCCGCCTTATTATGATAGTATGATTGCCAAAGTCATCGTTCACGGAGAAAATCGTTTTGATGCCTTGATGAAAATGCAACGTGCCCTCTATGAATTAGAGATTGAAGGGGTGCAGACCAATGCAGATTTCCAGCTTGACCTCATTTCAGATCGCAATGTCATTGCTGGAGATTACGATACTTCCTTCTTGATGGAGACCTTCTTACCCAAATATCAAGAAAAAGAATAA